The genomic segment ACAGTTAGTGAGGGTATCAAAATTGGATGGGTAGAGGTATATGATTCTAAGACGAAAACCTGGTCTTATTCATTTGACGAGGTACACACAAAAGATGCTCAGGGTAATACCTTTATGATACAACAGGCAGACTATGGTTCAGGGCCTGTGTTATTTTCGAGGATTTCTTTTCCTGTTGATATTAAAGGGAATAATACAGGTTATTCTTATGAAGTTTGGTTTAACAATAAATGGAAGTTTATATCTTCTGAATTGACTACCAATACCTATAATTCAAATGGCGCATTGACAGAAACAATATATGAAGGTAAGGAAGTTGGCTCTACAGACTTTCAATCAACAGGAATAAACTTTAAGTACAGAACTGTTTATGAAGTCGATGGTGAAGTGACTTCATCAGGGCAACCTTCCCGGAATTCCGGGTTTCAGATGGCTGCTTATCCTAATCCATGTAAAAATATTCTGAATATTGAAGGGGTAAGCAAAGAAGATATGCAGGTCTATTTGTTTGATATGAATAATCATTTGGTTTTATCTACAACAATTTCAGGGGGAAAGGGAAATGTTGCAATTGAAAATGTCCCTTCCGGAATATATATTCTCAAAGTGGCTAGTCAGTCCGGTGGCATTAATATTCAAAAAATTGTTAAAGAATAAATTTAAACGCCACAAGATTAAAAAAGGGAGGATGTCAAAGTTCTCCCTTTTCCTTTAATGAAAGCAAGATCGTTTGGTTCTCAGTAATTTTTGGAAATAATTCTGAAAACCTAATTAAAATACGGATATCAATTCATAACAGGTATTCATGACAGTATTTACAATGTTTGTTAATTGACGTGGATTGTTAAAATATTGATTTTTTTTGTCTGATACAGTTAGTTTGGTTTGTACCTTGCTGAAGCTTAGGCATATTAAACTTTCGTACAGGCGTTGATTTTAAAGGTAAATAGCTATACCTACATAGATGCACTGATTTGAATGCCCTTGGTGATTTCGTATCTTGCATTACGTATTAAAATTTTAGTTCATTATGTTTTTAAAACATTTTAAAGCCTTTGGTGGTGTACTTTGCTGCTTATTTATTTCAAGCACTATTTATGCTCAAAATTATCCAGCCATATTGGACGTCAATAGTTTAAATGGCGCAAACGGATTTGCCGTACCTGCACTTAACACTGGAGATAGAATTGGATCAGATTTAGATTTTATTGGAGACCTGAATGGAGACGGATTTGATGATATAGCAATTGGTTCTCAGGAGCAAAACAACACTGGGTTTAAGTTAGGAGGTACAGCTTATATTATATTCGGTTCAAATAAACCATTTGCTTCTACTTTTGATCTTAGCTCTCTTGATGGTACCAATGGGTTTATTGTGCAAGGAATCGCAGTAGATGAAAGAAGAGGAAGGGTTGTAAAAGGATTAGGAGATGTTAATAATGATGGAATTGATGACATTGTCATTGGGTCAGAGGGTAGCAAACACATTATCCTGTATGGTAAAAAAAGTAGATTTCCGGCATCAATAATTGCTATCGATATTAATGGCACGAATGGGTTTATCATAGATCAAAGCGGTATCAATGAAATAACGGGTGCTGGTGATGTGAATGGCGACGGCATTAGTGATATCATTCTAGGGCAGGCACATTGGAGTGGGCAAACCTGGGTGATTTTTGGTAAAAATGGAAACTTCCCTGCTACTGTTACTTCAACTTATGTTGATGGAATCAATGGCTTTAAGGTGTCCGCTGCTAATAATACATCCAGGCCTTCTTATCATGTTGGTTCTGCCGGTGATATTAATAACGATGGCTATGATGATATCATTATAGGAAATTGGGCAAATAGTATAACAGAAGATGCCAAGCTAACTCATGTGGTATTTGGCAGACCAGCTCCTTTTCCTGCGTTGATAAATATCAATACATTAGATGGAACCAATGGGTTTGCCATTGAAAATTATGGCAGTGGATTTTTGAAGTGGGTAGGTAAGGTTGGAGATGTAAATGGTGATGGTATTGATGATTTCTTTTCAGATAACAGTGTGATAATGGGATCATCCAAACCTTTTCCTGCAGTGTTAACAAGAGCCAATACATTAAATGGGGTCAATGGTTTTGAACTGCCAGGTACTTATTCACCATTCGCTCCTGCAGGTGATCTTAATTTAGATGGAATAAACGATATTATAACTTTTGGTCCAAATGGAGAAGGAGTTGTAATTTTTGGTAGAAAAAACGGATTTGATGCATTGTTTAATTTTGCTGATTTAGATGGAACAAAAGGATTTAGAATTAAAGAAGTATCTATTTCCAATATTGGTCGCCCTCTTGGAGGAGGTCAGGATTTTAACGGTGATGGCAAAGCAGATATAGTAATAGGTAGCGAGAATACTCAGTCCAAGGGGGTTGTCTATGTGGTGTTTGGAGGTGATCATAATGTATTGCCATTGGAAGCGTCCTATCCAAAAGTGTCGCAATTAGCTTATGAAGGATTTAACCTTGAAGTAAAAGCGAAAGAAAAAGGCACAATATACTATGCGATCTATGCAGGAACACCAAATACTATAACGAAACAAAGCGTTATACGCTCAGGACAGAATTCAACCCAGGCCAGTTCTATTCCAGTTGATAAGGTAAATACAGTTATCACTAAAACGATTACTGGTCTTGCAATGGGTACATCATATACCATTTATCTGTACCAGGAAGATGAAAAAGGCAATATTGGTTCCATTTATAAACTGGAAAATGTAAAAACATTAACAGATTCAGAAGGCCCAACATTCTTAGCCTGTCCTTCTGATCAAATAACAGGAGAAAGCGTATTGCCAAACTTCCTTGAATTAGTGGAAGTGGTTGATAATCGTGACGACAATCCGAGTGTGAGTCAGACACCTGCAGCTGGTAAAAAAGTGATAGATGGAATGACTATAACCATTACAGCTGTTGATGACTTAAATAACTACTCAACTTGTACATTTAAAGTATTCAGCGTACCTACATCAATAGGGAATCCTTTAGATGCAGGAGTAAAAGTTTATCCAAATCCGGTCAAAAATATAATTTATCTGGATGGAGATGTTAACTATCAGTATAAAATAGTGAATGCTGTCGGGCAAAATTGTATAGAAGGCGTTTCAAACTCTGCAATAAACGTAGAATCATTAAACGCAGGATTTTATACCATTCAGTTTTACACTCCAAATGGTCAATTGCGCCATCAGCAAAAGCTGATAAAAGAATAATAGAATTTAATAGTTCATATTCATTAAGAATAGGTTTGGGCTTTAAAGCCTAAACCTGTTCTTTTTCCTTTGTATATTCTTTTGTTGCTTGCTCATGTTTAACCATAAAATGATTTATTGAATTTCCTTATTTTAATTATGAAACCTTGTTAACTCATATTCGCTCTCGAAATTAGAGATCTAGGATATATTAGCGACGATTTTATTTTATTGTTCCGTGTTTTCATGGATGATGTATAGGTAAAAATACAGTGTGCCATTGTTAATTATATCTAGTAGATTTGATTAATAATGGGAAATCTTTTTATAACATATAATCTGCAACAACTTACTACCAGGCAGGGCTTTGCTCTCCCTGCAGATTCAGTATGTTATGGGACCTTTATATGTAACAGTCTTCTATCCCTTCCTTCTAAAGACTTTATTAATTAATCCCCGACCCATTCTTTTTTTATTTAAAGGGTTCGGGGAATTCAGTTACTTCTTTTGAGTTCCTGTTTCTGTTATTAATTATTCGTCTTTAGCTATGATAAAAAAAATATTTCTTGAGCCAGTAGAAAAAATAATTTTCCTGGCGGCCATATTCCTCACAGCAATAACAATTTTTATTGCTATCTATATTGCAAGTGATGTACTTATTATTATCAGTGTTCTGTTAACTGTATCTGTTCTTGTGTTGCAGAGAGTGATCTCGTCTGAAAGCTGGTATTTTAGGAAGGCTGTTATTCATGAAAAAATTGTTAGGAATTCAGACTGGTTGAGCCATAGTATTAAAGCTTTAGCATTCCGGCTGCTTTCTGATAAAAGGAATAAGTATTACTGGCTTTCCTGTCTCAAGATAAGGAATGTGTCCGTTATTGCTGCTTCAGACCCTTCTGCAATTAAAAATTCGGATTACATGCCTGATGAATTTATGATAGTTGCGGGGCATCGTCCTGAAATGCCCAAGGGAGATTTAAGAGTACATATCGGAAGTAGTCAGTGCATGCAGCCATACTTTATGAATGTTATCCATTTCCGGAATAGTAGTTTTTACTTTCAATTAGAAGCGAATAACCATGATTCCCATCACACATTTGATAAGAATGACATTGTGCTGGAGATAAAAAGTAATGGTCCTTTCATGTTAAATGAAAGATTTAATGAGAAATTGTTTCTTCAAAATGCCATGAAGCCCGGCGTTAAGATGATAGAGATTGATCTTTCCCTAATGATAACAGGCTTCTTCAATGAAGGAAATCGAGTTGATTGTATTAGAGATTTGCTGAGTTTTGTCTGGAAGATCAGACGTATCACGATGGGAAAGCCTGTAGGTATTAAACTCTCAAAATACAACAGAGGTTGTTTGTCAGACCTCTGCAGTGAGATAAATAAGTCAATAACTATTCCGGACTTTATCACTCTTTCTGCTGAATTTTATAAATCTTTTCAGGTTCATCCAGCAAATGAAGGTAAAGATCAGGATGACTTCTATGTCTCTGCAAGTAAGATCTTAAGGATGCATAAGCTGGATGAAGAGGTTAAAATTATTGCAGAAGGAACAGTAGAGTCAGGATTTGATCTTTATAAATCCTTTGCTCTGGGAATCTCTGCCTGGTTTCTTAATTCAGGAGTTTATTTCAAGCCAATGAATGCTAAACATGTCATTTCTGATAAATATGAGGTAAGAGAAGAATTGTTAAATGGTTGCTTTGAATTTATGAAACTCGGTGGATATACTGAAACATGGCAAGTAGAGCCATATTCCATATACAAAAAGGATATCAGAGGCAAATACAGTTCACTTTATGATTTATACTTTCAGAAAGCAGGGGGCCTTTCATTTGCTTCGATTAAACATTTTAATTTAAATTAACAGACATTTATGAAAAAGGAAATTGTTTTATCCAGACAAGACTATGATCTTATTACTAATCTTATCAAAAATACACCCTCAGATTTTTCTCAGTATAGTTTAAAGAAGCTTAGTACTGAGTTGAGATCTGCTAAAGTGTTGGAAGGCGAAAATCTTCCTGAAGATGTAATAAGAGTAAACTCTGAAGTTGAGATTTTTGATGAGAAAGAAAAGAAGAGCATGACATTTAAACTCGTTCCACCTTCTGTTGCAAACCTGAAAGAAAACAAGCTTTCAATTTTAGCTCCTCTGGGATCTGCTATTATCGGTTACAGAAAAGGGGACCTGGTAGAGTGGGAAGTACCGGCTGGTAAAAAGGTATTTAAAATTAAAGAGGTGAGAAATTCCTGAAGGAGACTCTTACACTTTTTATCCCCAATTAATAGATATAATACATGTATACACAGAGAGCATGTTCAGCAGTTATCACTTTATCCTGATGCTTGTGTTTAATTTGTTGAACATCCTCTGTGTATCTTTGGATTAGGTATTAAGTAGGAAATCATTAATATGTATCATGAAACCCATTAGCTTAATAATTACTTCTTCTCAAGGTAGCTTTTGAAATATCCGCATTCGTTAATGATTTCTTTATAATATTGAGTGGTGGCATACTGATCTTTTAAAAGTTTAAAATATTTTCCAGCTATGAATTGTTTGTTGTATTTTAATGAGCCGGAGATAAAGAATGCATTTTGCTCACACTTGGCAGCCATAAAAGCACATTT from the Sporocytophaga myxococcoides genome contains:
- a CDS encoding T9SS type A sorting domain-containing protein, with translation MKNLLLPLLLLLLALQREDAKAGIATTIDGQPKKANYYSWNYTFNTWEYTGVSEFEYDANNNLISELYFNSQGDTSSKKSYSYNDQGKETGNIAYRYVNNVFVASNKEIRTYDLKGYLVRFESFGSSDGVSWGWKEQTVYSTSNSTLEYPDIVEKYNWESGSKQLIKKYSNMVWTDFERERFSSGIIEERNVFGDDQRTTYTTVSEGIKIGWVEVYDSKTKTWSYSFDEVHTKDAQGNTFMIQQADYGSGPVLFSRISFPVDIKGNNTGYSYEVWFNNKWKFISSELTTNTYNSNGALTETIYEGKEVGSTDFQSTGINFKYRTVYEVDGEVTSSGQPSRNSGFQMAAYPNPCKNILNIEGVSKEDMQVYLFDMNNHLVLSTTISGGKGNVAIENVPSGIYILKVASQSGGINIQKIVKE
- a CDS encoding GreA/GreB family elongation factor — its product is MKKEIVLSRQDYDLITNLIKNTPSDFSQYSLKKLSTELRSAKVLEGENLPEDVIRVNSEVEIFDEKEKKSMTFKLVPPSVANLKENKLSILAPLGSAIIGYRKGDLVEWEVPAGKKVFKIKEVRNS
- a CDS encoding T9SS type A sorting domain-containing protein; its protein translation is MFLKHFKAFGGVLCCLFISSTIYAQNYPAILDVNSLNGANGFAVPALNTGDRIGSDLDFIGDLNGDGFDDIAIGSQEQNNTGFKLGGTAYIIFGSNKPFASTFDLSSLDGTNGFIVQGIAVDERRGRVVKGLGDVNNDGIDDIVIGSEGSKHIILYGKKSRFPASIIAIDINGTNGFIIDQSGINEITGAGDVNGDGISDIILGQAHWSGQTWVIFGKNGNFPATVTSTYVDGINGFKVSAANNTSRPSYHVGSAGDINNDGYDDIIIGNWANSITEDAKLTHVVFGRPAPFPALININTLDGTNGFAIENYGSGFLKWVGKVGDVNGDGIDDFFSDNSVIMGSSKPFPAVLTRANTLNGVNGFELPGTYSPFAPAGDLNLDGINDIITFGPNGEGVVIFGRKNGFDALFNFADLDGTKGFRIKEVSISNIGRPLGGGQDFNGDGKADIVIGSENTQSKGVVYVVFGGDHNVLPLEASYPKVSQLAYEGFNLEVKAKEKGTIYYAIYAGTPNTITKQSVIRSGQNSTQASSIPVDKVNTVITKTITGLAMGTSYTIYLYQEDEKGNIGSIYKLENVKTLTDSEGPTFLACPSDQITGESVLPNFLELVEVVDNRDDNPSVSQTPAAGKKVIDGMTITITAVDDLNNYSTCTFKVFSVPTSIGNPLDAGVKVYPNPVKNIIYLDGDVNYQYKIVNAVGQNCIEGVSNSAINVESLNAGFYTIQFYTPNGQLRHQQKLIKE